Within Porites lutea chromosome 2, jaPorLute2.1, whole genome shotgun sequence, the genomic segment AGTCAATTATAGGGGAAATGTGTGTAGACTAGTCTAGATATTGATACAAGTGTTTTACGAGAACTCTTTAAGGCCATGATGTCAAAGTGTTCACCCTGAAATTTAGgtcagcaggtaagggaccattcatggtcaataacagaaaaatatgtgCCAGAAGTGCACTCTCCTGGAGGAGGGAGAGGGGGGTAGAAGATTGTAAAATCAGACGAAAAGTGTTTAATCTCTGTAAGCCAGCTAGGAGCGTAGATAAGCTTGATCTGTCAATCTCTTTACTCAACCAAAAAACTGATGGAGGAAAAGTCACCAAATCCTTAATATGCCTCGGTGCATTTTTTGGCTGGAATGGGCTTGGAACATGTAATAGTAGTGTCACCTAGCTTAAGAGGACTTATAGGAGTCCTAGATTCCTGACTGACAGTGCTGCAGGGGAAATCACTGATAGCTAGCTGTCGAGGGCACCAAGTCATTTGGAATCTAGGAGAAAggtagcctgcaagcaagctctcctatttgggccaGCGAAGTGTGCCTCACGctttctcgcgagactcgcccaaataggagagcttgctcgcaggctaggagAAAGGCAAAAACTGCAACATTCAGTGTGCGTGTACATGCTAACTCAGTATGCCAATGTAGCAATATTAAAAACATAACACACTATCCGCACAAGTTGGGAGCTAGGGTAGCCTGTGTACCAAAACATTACTTTTAGCTATAGTATAACATCAGTCAAACCTATATTAAGGAAACCTGTATTTAGAGGTCAACCTCTATTATTAGTGATCAATTATGTTTTTCTTACGTCCAGTGAATCATCTCCCTGACCTGTATTTAGTGGTCACAGTAACCTTTTCTGAGGTCCCAACAAATTGTCTCACCGCTATGTTGAACCATCAATTTGCCAATGCCTTACCATAAAAGTGCAATAGATACACTGTACATTGCATAATTTATTGATCTCTTACTTTCTTTCCTTGGCAAAAGAGGAGGTAGAAATATTGTAGGTAAAAATCCATTCCAGATGCTGAAAGGGTCACACTATCAAATAATGTTATCCACACCTTGGCTTGGTCTCATCAAATAACACCCTTCTTGATCTGCATTTTTCCTTATATCAGACGAAAGCTAATTCCAGTAAATACCAGCTATTCTAAGACAGAATATCAACCCTTTCCACAGTTTCGCCtacaaaatttttcttcaaataccattaaaaacaattttacaaTAGCTGTCTGCAGGGAAAAAAGTGGATTGTTAAACTGATGCAAAATGTACAAAGTTTCAACAGTTCCAAGCACTATTCGATGTGAAATATTATTGTCAGTTGTCAATTTGCCTAATTTTAGCTTCCAAGgtaatagagtggttttcgtttgagtgtcgtaaaaccaaaaccaaagtaattactctggccaatcacataggacacagacaatacattgaaccaatcaaaactcgaagtaattacatgtggctgacacaaagcgcgggaaaatgcatgcgagcgcgtcacaattggctttggttttacttctgattggatgaaaaggtggcgcgagtcttttaagccaatcgcatcgtgtagaaagtgcaaaaccaattacttttcgacactcaaatgaaaaccgctctaacttTATGCAATTATGTTAATCACTTCATTTTGAgcttattttcttgatttttcctgcacacgaccacctcccgtaagcaaccactttcaggggcacccaacgactgttttctgtaaaatatctgttcggaggagcaaaatattgcctaaaattttctataaTATTACTTGAGGACcgttaaaaatttctagatgaccgttatattcatgtacaattttcgaagctcatctaataaattccctacgattttctgaagtttaatttttcacattgcACTccccagaaaaaaagaaacctaaattttttgattgaaaagtgtgatggagagaggaatcagaaaaattcccTTTTTCGTAATACaataaattgcatctaaaattttcaggaaaataatattgaagccctcAAGTTCCCTTAGGATGACTgaacagatgcaaattttatggtaccgcttagaatgcatttctagagatctaagaAGTACTCAGGATAGCCTGAACAGTGTTTTCAGTATATGTAGGAGGATACTGTCTACCAAAGTGCCCCTGCACTTTCTCGTGCACCACGGGTGGTTAATTATGAGAGAGTTGACCGTACATGTATGTGGTTGTGACCAAGACAGTTACAAATACAGAAACAAAACTTGACAATACtaaaagataatttttctttacataATTATTTCAGTTTACATCCTACTGATCATGCATAACTAAATAACTGAAAATCTTAAAAGGCACTCACCAACCTATCTGTGTGCAAGCATTGATGCAGTGAGATCTTCAGCTTAATTCTGCATTTTCCAATAAGGTTGAGTACTGTTGAAGTGTCCTTTCCAACTCAAACtgtcaaaaaaataatagaaacaaaagaattgTGGCATCCATGAAGTTCTGTGATTTCAAATTTTGAGGCAAGCAATTAAAAACAGCATAAATAGTTTAACATACCATAATTATATTGAATGATTTGGATTTGAATTCTCATTGGGGGCGGGTGTTATACAGAGGGTGTTAATTTGAGAGAAGCATCTAATATTATGTTAACAGCATAGAGGGGGCATTTACCAGATAAGAGGCATATATTTGGGAGTGGCATGGGTGTCTATAAGGTCATTTATAGTaactgactttttaaaaagaaccAGATGGACTTTCAACTTACCCCTAGAGAATTGGCCCCAGAATCCTCGCCCCTAGCTTTCTAGGAATTATTTGAAAAGAACTAGAGCTTGAACAGTCTTTAGCTTTCAACTGACAGTTGAAAGCAAAAGGGGTGTATGTAGAGATTCCACTTGAAAGTAAAAatcttaggccccgtccacacgtttCCAGATGTTTTTTAATCCTCAACTTTTTCTCTGCAGATTTGGCTTCCAACCACATATATCTGATGAATCCGGCAGacaaatttgcaattttttttatctactctccagagtggaaactTTTGAATACGCTGTGAATCCAGAATCGTGTGGACGATAAAAACAGGATACTCGCTGATTTTTACtatgttttcaaaacaaatccAAGGGGTCTACACCTAAATTTTTGCAATTCAATAATCACTGTCCAATTCTTTTTGCTGTTGATTTTACCATGCTTTCAAGACAAATCCATACCAGATTATGATATTAAACTAACTTACTCTCTACAGACTACTCACCGCCAATTAAAATATTTGGCAATTAGCCTCCAATCTCCAGACGAATTCAGTCCCAAACCTCATATAAAAAGTGCCTCCAAGGCCAAAGGTTGTCATCTGCAAAGATTATTTAAAGTTTGCTCTTAAACGAATACTAGATTGTGTTGATGAATTTTCACGAGTTTATCACGAGACGTAAACTTGTCAAAAACAGTTTGCCCCGTTAGTTAGGGAAgtattttcacattttaaaagtttacattattttgaaattgGAGACTGATTGTGTTTCATCGCCCGCCACGCGCACGCAAACTAATATGCATAGATGATCATGCAAAAAAGTGATGACCTTTGGACTTGAACATAATTGATCCCACCTAGATTTCGTTctcttcaataaaaaattaatggacTTTCAAGTCATAAGCTTAAATATTACCCTTGagtttaaactttatagcgaaAGGAATGAATAAAGTCTTACCTTTGACTGCCTTGAGGACTCTGAACAAAGGGGAAAATCACATGTTTCCGCTCGTTTAGAATCCCGTGGACATTTCGGGCCTTTGACTTAACAGACAGAAAATAAGATATGTAGCATAACAAAACGAAATACAATAGAAAAACTTGAAACAGATCGCTGTAATCACCGCTGATAACTGCTTGATCGCATTTTTGGAGCTCCAAGAACCCGGGACAGGTTACAGTGCACGGGAAAATCACGTGCTCGGTTATTGCGTTGTTTTCCATATATGGCGGATAGACAATAGACTTGAATTTGATTGGTAACGTCACCACCCTGACAGAATGTCAACAAAAACATTGAGTTTTCCCAAACGATAATTTTCTCCGCTTCGGCCAAGCTCTGTGTTTGCATTGCCAACGCTGTTTTGCTGTTTCATCCTCCAAAGGAACTGAAAGACTGTCCCTAGCAAGTCTGTCTTCAATCAGCGCACATTAGAGTGTATCaagcttttatttttcccaAAGGTTTAAACATATTCTTCAGAAAACGATAAGCGAGCctgtcttaaaatttcttggcGGCAACCGGAATTTTCAAGAGCTAGCAATACTAACGAATTTTGGCGGGCTAAAACCTCATTCTAGGGTTAACAGGAAAGGTAAGTTAATATAAAAATAGGAGTTCTCTGATAAGAACGAGAAGAGAGGCAGCAAATGCTGTGGTGTTAGGTGTATTTTCTGTACTGCCAAATGGTTCGTTCCTTTCACATatctaatttatttatttatttttttctatttttcttacaGCAAAAGCAGCATTACTTCAAGTCCATTGAATATTACTGGtctaaaaagaatttttcaaaatgtgGACGACAATTTCGAGCTACATTTGGGGCGAAGTAGATGAACAAATTGTCCCAGGTTGTTCTGTAGACGACACCCAAAGCGATGACGACTGGATTTTGGTGGACCttctggaaaataaaattaGCGGTAAAAAGCTTCCTGTTTTCAGTGCCAACTTTTGCAAATATGTAATCGAATTTCTCCAGCAGGAAGTGCAAGGCCCGAGCTAGAGCAATTTTTCCTTTGGTACATAAAAATTAATTCGGGAAATCGATCGATGTGCACGTATTTCGTCACGAACTAAGGTGCATACTATCTGGGTTGCGCCACAGTTACataatattttgtaatttgCGCCAAAGACTTTTCTTATCTTACAGAATCGCTGAgttaatatatttctttaagcagGAGATGGAAAGGAGGCTTCGAAGCTTAAGTGCCAAATTGAGTTGGAAGAAAGCTGGTATGTTACCCCACCGCCGTGTTTTGAAGCGAGCGGGCTTTCCCCCGAAGCTTTGGAGTCGAGCCCGATGGAAGATTTGCTGATAGAGCATCCGAGTATGTCTGTGTACGGGGCAGGTGTTAGACAGCCGTCTCCTTCTCCTTCCTCGTCTTCCAGAAGCACAAGCGCCCAGAGGACCGAGGAACGAGCCGAGGTAGAAAGACGAGAGCCGCGGCGAACCGTCCAATTTCAAGCGCAGCTCGAAATGATTGAGAAGAGGAGGCAAACCGAACCGCCGAAACAGGGAAGCATTCGACCGAAcaaaaagaacttaaaaaaacagaacatggttcattttcaaaacaattctaGAAGTAAGCGAAATAAGAAGCGTAATAGAATGTTAGGAAAACATATAGGAGTTCACGGCAAAAGAGGTTGCTGACCTTCGctgtaaaataattaaaattcgAGGGCTAGGGCGACGCTACGGGATTATACAGTGAGGTCTAAGTCCAATATGTAAATATTTAAAcctttcttatttatattattgCAGAGGTTAGAACTAGTTTTGCCGTGtgtgtctttcttttttccaaagtAGTACTTTCTCCTTGTTAAAGGAGGATTCTAACTTAACGTGATCCTTGCAGCCAAATACAGGGTTCAATTTCTTAGATAGCATGAGGAGAGAACATCTTCCAGCTATGCAACTTAATTTATGTACTATGATATATATTCTTAGAAGACTATTGTAAATTGTCGATTTTATTTTTCCTATAcgagaaaaagacaaaaaaagtataaaacaatttttaaaatataagaggaaaagaaatcaaatttcATGACATGACTCATACATTGTGAATGAATAGAACTTTTTATTTAGGATATCGTGAGATTTGAATAAAGGAATTTCAAACAGTTTGTTTTTATCTTGAATTTCCGAACAACAGGTAATAGTGTTGTCAATTGAATGACAAACCTGGCCATCTTCTGCTGTTACGGggataaaaatttatttcattagCGATTGAATTACAGCAAAATTGTACCAAATATGACACAGATTTGGCTTGAATTCAAAATATTGGCAATTTTAGTGGGTGGTATATGTTTACCCGCAAAAACGCCAATGAAATCATGTTATTAGTGCACATCAGACTTAGCTAtaaacaaattttgccaaaaaatattttcctacGGGTTTGACATTTTCCTGGAAGTAATATGTTCGAATTACACCTAAGTAACAACTAGTTTACAATTTTTTACGGTAATATTTCAAAGACTTTAAATACATGATAGACTAGCCTTAATTGATCATACCTCCTTGAGCCTGCCACAAAAATAAACATTAACACCACTATACTAAGATAGACCGAAACGGTGTCCAAAACCGACAGCAGTCCATGCTTTCTGTGGCTGTAGGCATATGAATATATACTGGGaaaatattataatttattataatattaaaagCAACAATACTAAGGTtatctaaattttatttttaaatgaactATATGCTGAATAAACCTAGT encodes:
- the LOC140927895 gene encoding uncharacterized protein isoform X2; translated protein: MWTTISSYIWGEVDEQIVPGCSVDDTQSDDDWILVDLLENKISGDGKEASKLKCQIELEESWYVTPPPCFEASGLSPEALESSPMEDLLIEHPSMSVYGAGVRQPSPSPSSSSRSTSAQRTEERAEVERREPRRTVQFQAQLEMIEKRRQTEPPKQGSIRPNKKNLKKQNMVHFQNNSRSKRNKKRNRMLGKHIGVHGKRGC
- the LOC140927895 gene encoding uncharacterized protein isoform X1 — encoded protein: MWTTISSYIWGEVDEQIVPGCSVDDTQSDDDWILVDLLENKISAGDGKEASKLKCQIELEESWYVTPPPCFEASGLSPEALESSPMEDLLIEHPSMSVYGAGVRQPSPSPSSSSRSTSAQRTEERAEVERREPRRTVQFQAQLEMIEKRRQTEPPKQGSIRPNKKNLKKQNMVHFQNNSRSKRNKKRNRMLGKHIGVHGKRGC